A stretch of the Flavobacterium sp. 5 genome encodes the following:
- a CDS encoding YiiX family permuted papain-like enzyme yields MTLKKTKYLFAIITFLMSFGCALVIANSMFGNILFGKRPENLLTKIQEGDMIFQTSQSKQCEAVRIATNSKFSHCGIIFIEKGKKYVFEAVQPVKLTPLEEWITHGKENRFVVTRLKNASTILNTQTLQKMKAYGKTLNNKDYDLYFEWSDDKQYCSELIWKIYKNGAGIELCPLRKLKDFNLKDLRVQAILAERYGAKIPLEENVVAPSNLEQSKIVTTIIDTY; encoded by the coding sequence ATGACATTAAAAAAAACAAAGTATCTTTTTGCCATAATTACCTTTCTAATGAGTTTTGGCTGTGCTTTGGTCATTGCCAATTCCATGTTTGGAAATATTCTGTTTGGTAAACGACCTGAAAATCTATTAACTAAAATTCAAGAAGGGGATATGATTTTTCAAACTTCTCAATCCAAGCAATGTGAAGCAGTTCGAATAGCGACCAACTCGAAGTTTTCACATTGTGGAATCATTTTTATAGAAAAAGGCAAGAAATATGTTTTTGAGGCGGTACAACCCGTGAAATTAACCCCTCTCGAAGAGTGGATAACCCATGGAAAAGAAAACCGTTTTGTAGTTACCCGATTAAAAAATGCTTCAACAATACTCAATACGCAAACATTGCAAAAAATGAAAGCATATGGAAAAACACTAAATAACAAAGACTATGATTTATACTTTGAATGGTCTGATGATAAACAATATTGCTCCGAATTAATTTGGAAAATATACAAAAATGGAGCTGGAATTGAATTGTGTCCGCTTCGAAAATTGAAAGACTTTAATCTAAAAGACCTTAGAGTTCAAGCTATACTAGCCGAAAGATATGGAGCTAAAATTCCGCTCGAAGAAAATGTTGTAGCACCATCAAACCTGGAACAATCCAAAATAGTTACCACCATAATAGATACTTACTAA
- a CDS encoding transcriptional regulator, producing the protein MKNIIQNINKAFDHRIRLGIMSVLMVNESADFSTLKELLGVTDGNLASHTKALELESYIVIEKQFIGKKPNTSYKTTKEGRKAFQEHINALEKLILKR; encoded by the coding sequence TTGAAAAATATTATTCAAAATATCAATAAAGCTTTTGACCATCGCATCCGACTGGGAATCATGTCGGTTCTAATGGTCAATGAATCGGCCGATTTTAGTACTTTGAAAGAATTATTAGGAGTTACTGATGGTAACCTAGCCAGTCATACCAAAGCCTTGGAACTAGAAAGCTACATTGTTATCGAAAAACAATTCATAGGTAAAAAGCCAAATACAAGTTACAAAACAACCAAAGAAGGACGTAAAGCATTCCAAGAACACATCAATGCTCTGGAAAAATTAATTCTGAAACGATAA
- a CDS encoding DUF1801 domain-containing protein — MRLTDEYIYRQPEKYQAILMHLISVFKGEIPDLEMSFKWGMPYLYYKKRMFCYLISNSKKGFVDAGFARGFQLKRNQEYLVDEKRNTVKSLRYYDLEEIDNVILIDVIKEAAKLYV, encoded by the coding sequence ATGAGACTAACAGACGAATACATCTATCGCCAACCCGAAAAATATCAAGCAATTTTAATGCATTTGATTAGTGTTTTTAAAGGAGAAATTCCAGATTTGGAGATGTCTTTTAAATGGGGAATGCCTTATTTATATTATAAAAAAAGAATGTTTTGTTATCTTATTTCTAATTCTAAAAAAGGTTTTGTAGATGCAGGTTTTGCTAGAGGATTTCAATTAAAAAGAAATCAAGAATATTTGGTTGATGAAAAAAGAAATACTGTTAAGTCGCTTAGATATTATGATTTGGAAGAAATAGATAATGTTATTTTGATTGATGTCATAAAGGAAGCGGCAAAATTATATGTATAA